A genomic segment from Pyrodictium occultum encodes:
- a CDS encoding phosphoribosyltransferase family protein yields the protein MEAPAVAPGDRAGELRLRLEAVELLRLLRRWWSLRELEEITGVPRGALSHYVSGSRVPSTGQARAIVERVLERLPPGRLLGERIRGAKGMVDTQELVLDPLVLRLASLWASHRYRGRAGKVLAAETAGVPLATAIALGLGADLVLARRSRENPYRGYIRGEAGEPPFSVKVFYAPEGSLQRGDRVLLVDDLARTGATLEALAKIVIRAGAEPVAAVVLIALGSEWRRRLAGLVPEALAMLEIG from the coding sequence GTGGAGGCCCCAGCCGTGGCGCCGGGGGACAGGGCCGGGGAGCTGAGGCTCCGGCTGGAGGCGGTGGAGCTCCTCCGCCTCCTCCGCCGCTGGTGGAGCCTGAGGGAGCTGGAGGAGATAACCGGGGTGCCCCGCGGGGCCCTCTCCCACTACGTCTCGGGCTCCAGGGTGCCGAGCACGGGGCAGGCGAGGGCGATAGTGGAGAGGGTGCTGGAGAGGCTTCCCCCGGGCAGGCTGCTGGGGGAGAGGATACGCGGGGCCAAGGGCATGGTGGACACCCAGGAGCTTGTGCTGGACCCCCTGGTGCTCCGGCTGGCCTCCCTCTGGGCGTCCCACCGGTACCGGGGCAGGGCCGGCAAGGTGCTGGCCGCCGAGACCGCGGGGGTCCCGCTGGCGACCGCGATAGCCCTGGGGCTCGGGGCCGACCTGGTGCTGGCCAGGAGGAGCAGGGAGAACCCCTACCGGGGCTACATCCGGGGCGAGGCGGGGGAGCCCCCGTTCAGCGTGAAGGTGTTCTACGCCCCCGAGGGGAGCCTACAGCGGGGCGACAGGGTGCTCCTCGTGGACGACCTGGCTAGGACGGGCGCCACCCTGGAGGCGCTGGCCAAGATAGTAATCCGGGCCGGCGCGGAGCCCGTGGCCGCGGTGGTGCTGATAGCCCTGGGGAGCGAGTGGCGCCGCCGCCTGGCGGGCCTCGTCCCCGAGGCCCTCGCCATGCTCGAGATAGGGTAG
- a CDS encoding SAM hydrolase/SAM-dependent halogenase family protein: MAPPGRGLVAFMTDFGLSDPYVGIVKAVIERLGAGRVRVVDITHEVEAFSILAGAYVLYTSYRYFPPGTVFLAVVDPGVGTERKPVAIETRSYYFIGPDNGLLYPAASEDGIVRVHMISNEAVYIKPVSRSFHGRDIFAPAAAHLALGGGIEALGEPLDPGSLRRLSLRRSCRGDEEEVEAMVVYIDRFGNAALGLTEECLNMLCRHGEVEVEARGRRKARCLPVFSQAEPGELVFYMNSLGFPELAVNLGNAARELGLAPGSSLGLRPAGPRG; this comes from the coding sequence ATGGCTCCGCCCGGCCGTGGCCTGGTAGCTTTCATGACTGACTTCGGGCTCAGCGACCCCTACGTCGGGATCGTGAAGGCTGTCATCGAGAGGCTCGGCGCGGGGCGGGTGAGGGTGGTGGATATAACGCACGAGGTGGAGGCCTTCAGCATCCTGGCGGGCGCGTATGTGCTATACACGAGCTACCGCTACTTCCCCCCGGGCACGGTGTTCCTGGCCGTGGTCGACCCGGGGGTTGGGACCGAGAGGAAGCCCGTGGCTATAGAGACCCGTAGCTACTACTTCATCGGCCCCGACAACGGGCTCCTCTACCCGGCCGCCTCCGAGGACGGGATAGTGAGGGTTCACATGATAAGCAACGAGGCGGTCTACATTAAGCCCGTGTCCCGCAGCTTCCACGGCCGCGACATATTCGCCCCCGCCGCCGCCCACCTAGCCCTCGGCGGGGGCATCGAGGCGCTCGGCGAGCCCCTGGACCCGGGCTCGCTGAGGAGGCTCAGCCTCCGCAGGAGCTGCAGGGGCGACGAGGAGGAGGTAGAGGCCATGGTAGTCTACATAGACAGGTTCGGCAACGCGGCCCTAGGCCTCACGGAGGAGTGCTTGAACATGCTCTGCCGCCACGGGGAGGTGGAGGTGGAGGCCAGGGGGAGGAGGAAGGCCCGCTGCCTCCCCGTCTTCAGCCAGGCCGAGCCCGGCGAGCTGGTGTTCTACATGAACAGCCTCGGGTTCCCCGAGCTGGCGGTGAA
- a CDS encoding MBL fold metallo-hydrolase → MPGAPSPPSPGERVHVVFLGTGGSGAPPGRAENCILAEAGGVAVLLDAGPGCSQRLLEAGYTVCDISYVYISHLHLDHWSGLFDLAVQASEQACRPPALLAAGPVAAEAREVLLPRMPGSFREKARLEAVEPGGSLELGGLALEPVEARHTVPCYGALLREEGGAALYYSADTAPSRAVEEAAGKADLAAVEATMPSSLAEVAAATGHHTVEQALAHRRYMKPGSILALVHLTGSSLGELRERARRGKLPRGVLVPSDGLAARI, encoded by the coding sequence GTGCCCGGTGCACCAAGCCCGCCCTCCCCGGGGGAGAGGGTGCACGTGGTCTTCCTGGGCACGGGCGGGAGCGGGGCGCCGCCGGGCAGGGCGGAGAACTGCATCCTGGCCGAGGCCGGCGGGGTGGCTGTGCTCCTCGACGCCGGGCCGGGCTGCAGCCAGCGCCTCCTCGAGGCAGGCTACACCGTCTGCGACATCAGCTACGTCTACATCAGCCACCTCCACCTCGACCACTGGTCCGGGCTCTTCGACCTAGCCGTCCAGGCCTCGGAGCAGGCCTGCAGGCCCCCAGCCCTGCTAGCCGCAGGCCCCGTGGCGGCCGAGGCGAGGGAGGTGCTGCTGCCCAGGATGCCGGGCAGCTTCCGCGAGAAGGCCCGGCTGGAGGCGGTGGAGCCCGGCGGCAGCCTGGAGCTGGGCGGCCTCGCGCTGGAGCCCGTCGAGGCCCGCCACACGGTGCCCTGCTACGGCGCCCTCCTCCGGGAGGAGGGCGGCGCAGCCCTCTACTACAGCGCCGACACGGCCCCCTCCAGGGCGGTGGAGGAGGCCGCCGGGAAGGCAGACCTGGCAGCAGTGGAGGCAACGATGCCCAGCAGCCTGGCCGAGGTGGCGGCGGCCACCGGGCACCACACTGTCGAGCAGGCGCTGGCCCACCGGAGGTACATGAAGCCGGGCAGCATCCTAGCCCTAGTCCACCTCACCGGGAGCAGCCTGGGGGAGCTGAGGGAGAGGGCTAGGAGGGGCAAGCTGCCGCGGGGCGTGCTGGTCCCCTCCGACGGGCTCGCAGCCCGGATCTAG
- a CDS encoding ZIP family metal transporter — protein sequence MEGLLAGWEGGPVETALVMGLVAAAFTSIGGVLALPLSRRGLNPRDLDVGLGFSSGVMTVASFTSLLIPAIDLAGSPWRPLLGFAAGAIAVAVLNRVLPHEHALIGRYEGPEWGRKLRAAWLVALAILIHNLPEGMAIGAASAYSIAKGVATGLAIALQDVPEGLAVAMPILAASGKRLTALGVSVLSGLSETAMAVPTSMLGSLAANHLPELLGFGAGAMMYVVSHEAIPESHRSGHEDLATLGFFLGFAVMLLLDTLLQGASPAPRGPGEI from the coding sequence TTGGAGGGCCTGCTGGCGGGCTGGGAGGGCGGCCCGGTGGAGACGGCGCTTGTAATGGGGCTGGTGGCGGCGGCCTTCACGAGCATTGGAGGGGTGCTGGCTCTGCCCCTGAGCCGCCGGGGGCTGAACCCCAGGGACCTGGATGTGGGGCTGGGGTTCAGCAGCGGGGTTATGACCGTTGCTAGCTTCACCAGCCTGCTGATACCGGCGATAGATCTGGCCGGGAGCCCGTGGAGGCCCCTCCTCGGCTTCGCCGCTGGCGCCATCGCCGTAGCAGTGCTGAACCGCGTCCTCCCCCACGAGCACGCGCTGATAGGCAGGTATGAGGGGCCGGAGTGGGGGAGGAAGCTGCGCGCCGCCTGGCTGGTGGCGCTGGCCATACTTATCCACAACCTGCCGGAGGGCATGGCTATAGGGGCTGCCTCCGCCTACAGCATCGCCAAGGGCGTAGCCACCGGCCTCGCCATAGCGCTGCAGGACGTGCCGGAGGGCCTCGCGGTAGCCATGCCCATCCTGGCCGCCTCCGGGAAGAGGCTCACCGCGCTTGGAGTGAGCGTCCTCAGCGGGCTGAGCGAGACGGCCATGGCCGTGCCGACGTCCATGCTCGGGAGCCTCGCCGCCAACCATCTCCCCGAGCTCCTGGGCTTCGGGGCCGGGGCTATGATGTACGTGGTCAGCCACGAGGCTATACCGGAGAGCCACCGCAGCGGCCACGAGGACCTGGCGACCCTGGGCTTCTTCCTAGGCTTCGCGGTGATGCTGCTGCTCGACACCCTGCTCCAGGGGGCCTCCCCGGCGCCCCGGGGGCCGGGGGAGATATAG